A genomic segment from Pyxidicoccus trucidator encodes:
- a CDS encoding diacylglycerol/lipid kinase family protein — translation MLVQPLRSPDFRRQSATDVTAEPKVAVLLNANARKVDARVVKSLSHVVPEQDLFLSRSPLDARRITQTVLERGYPMAFTGGGDGTFMGFVNEVLHQVGPRGRFAGQAAPRFGILKLGTGNGIANHVNASSTRGDGILNDVLRARTGEVPGYRPMDLLMVDGQRAPFAGLGVDGKVLNDYIWVKENLGKGLFKNVLSGSGGYFSAVACKTVPHYLTNSTWVECEVINGQSEAYRLGADGRPVGDSLAPGATLFRGRLMMAAAGTMPFYGYGFRMFPFAGERRGFMQLRLSQVKPANVLANLPKLWNGRWFPEGLHDFHAREVTIRFARPMPFQVGGDAAGYREEVSLSVAPESIELVDFNGSMN, via the coding sequence ATGCTCGTCCAGCCCCTCCGCTCCCCTGATTTCCGCCGTCAGAGTGCGACGGACGTCACCGCCGAGCCGAAGGTCGCGGTGCTGCTCAACGCCAACGCCCGCAAGGTGGACGCACGGGTGGTGAAGTCGCTGTCGCACGTGGTGCCGGAGCAGGACCTGTTCCTCTCCCGCTCGCCGCTGGACGCCCGGCGCATCACCCAGACGGTGCTGGAGCGGGGCTACCCCATGGCCTTCACGGGCGGCGGCGACGGCACCTTCATGGGCTTCGTGAATGAGGTGCTGCACCAGGTGGGGCCGCGCGGCCGCTTCGCGGGCCAGGCCGCGCCCCGCTTCGGCATCCTCAAGCTGGGCACGGGCAACGGCATCGCCAATCACGTCAACGCCTCCAGCACGCGCGGGGACGGCATCCTCAACGACGTGCTGCGCGCCCGCACCGGCGAGGTGCCCGGCTACCGCCCCATGGATTTGCTGATGGTGGACGGCCAGCGCGCGCCGTTCGCCGGCCTGGGCGTGGATGGCAAGGTGCTCAACGACTACATCTGGGTGAAGGAGAACCTGGGCAAGGGGCTCTTCAAGAACGTCCTCAGCGGCAGCGGCGGCTACTTCTCCGCGGTGGCCTGCAAGACGGTGCCCCACTACCTCACGAACTCCACCTGGGTGGAGTGCGAGGTCATCAACGGCCAGTCCGAGGCGTACCGGCTGGGCGCGGATGGCCGCCCGGTGGGTGACTCGCTGGCCCCCGGCGCCACGCTGTTCCGCGGCCGGCTGATGATGGCGGCGGCGGGCACCATGCCCTTCTACGGCTACGGCTTCCGCATGTTCCCCTTCGCTGGTGAGCGTCGCGGCTTCATGCAGCTGCGCCTGAGCCAGGTGAAGCCGGCGAACGTGCTCGCGAACCTGCCGAAGCTGTGGAACGGCCGCTGGTTCCCCGAGGGCCTGCACGACTTCCACGCCCGCGAGGTCACCATCCGCTTCGCCCGCCCCATGCCCTTCCAGGTGGGTGGCGACGCGGCCGGCTACCGCGAAGAGGTGTCCCTGTCCGTTGCGCCCGAGTCCATCGAGCTGGTGGACTTCAACGGCTCGATGAACTGA
- a CDS encoding serine/threonine protein kinase: protein MTLSLIRLPSGTVIDGWHVVKELGNGGFAVVYLVEKNGRPHALKLARHRDASGDEKKTHARVVRELAILLTLSHQNIISPRGFGYAETGNVFLVLDYVDGWTLGEWKERKHPTAHEILSVFVKLASALAYMHSKGILHRDLKLENVLIRKSDGEPVIIDFSCATHGQADELTDKGLPPGTDRFRAPEQFRFLREHIDEHRARYAFQVADEIFALGAMLYELLTDARPTQLRDRFTLNHPIAAPLAAKVVNARVPAALSDLVESMLSRDPERRPVDTEVLRRELAELQADPGADYTAPVHPPSEQRQPEPADGEVSVTLEATGKPRLRRLGKLAAGAAVAVLAAVVALWNVPQEAPAPTAEPHVVARPVPPSVPSALPKTVSPDMSAPAPMLPGDAGPSTAAVQKEGSTVKTQRPEAPKQARAGRGQKAPPLPDVCKALPLVAALAAGCPGVQVRPEPFSCPSGATQAMEEELGWRVDGERFSVLIDDRMGKEDKPWFSAGTDVVGVVPKGVTDPRQLQVAPPGTRFLGGKVFLIPEKTREGDPGRVIVKYDRVKLPGKDDLPVCFVVDVPAKELKDSAGKTWNGTNGKPVSGWR, encoded by the coding sequence ATGACTTTGAGCTTAATCCGCCTGCCTTCCGGCACGGTGATTGACGGATGGCACGTCGTGAAGGAACTAGGTAACGGCGGGTTTGCTGTCGTCTACCTTGTCGAGAAGAACGGCAGGCCACACGCGCTCAAGCTCGCGCGACACCGCGACGCCAGCGGGGACGAAAAGAAAACCCATGCCCGCGTTGTGCGTGAGTTGGCGATTCTGCTGACGCTGAGCCATCAGAACATCATCAGTCCTCGCGGGTTCGGGTACGCGGAAACAGGGAACGTGTTCCTTGTGCTGGATTACGTAGACGGCTGGACGCTCGGAGAGTGGAAGGAACGCAAGCACCCAACCGCGCACGAGATTCTGAGCGTGTTCGTGAAGCTCGCTTCGGCGCTGGCTTACATGCACAGCAAAGGCATTCTTCACCGCGACTTGAAGCTCGAAAACGTGCTGATTCGGAAGAGCGACGGAGAGCCGGTCATCATTGATTTTAGCTGTGCGACTCACGGCCAAGCGGATGAATTGACCGATAAGGGGCTGCCCCCCGGCACAGACCGTTTCCGCGCGCCTGAGCAATTCCGGTTTCTGAGGGAGCACATAGACGAGCACCGGGCGCGATACGCCTTCCAGGTGGCCGACGAAATCTTCGCGTTAGGCGCGATGCTCTATGAGTTGCTGACCGACGCGCGGCCGACTCAGCTCCGAGATCGCTTCACCCTCAACCACCCGATTGCCGCGCCTCTAGCTGCAAAGGTGGTGAACGCTCGCGTCCCCGCAGCGCTCAGCGACCTTGTCGAATCCATGCTGTCCCGCGATCCCGAGCGGCGCCCCGTTGATACGGAAGTGCTTCGCCGGGAGCTGGCGGAACTTCAAGCGGACCCGGGGGCGGACTACACGGCGCCAGTGCATCCACCTTCGGAACAGCGGCAGCCCGAGCCCGCCGACGGTGAGGTGTCGGTTACGTTGGAGGCGACAGGCAAGCCCCGCCTGCGCAGGTTGGGGAAGCTCGCGGCGGGTGCCGCTGTCGCCGTGCTTGCCGCCGTCGTGGCCCTCTGGAACGTTCCCCAGGAAGCGCCCGCGCCGACCGCCGAGCCGCACGTCGTCGCGCGCCCGGTGCCCCCTAGCGTCCCTTCCGCGCTCCCGAAGACAGTCTCGCCTGATATGTCCGCGCCTGCCCCCATGCTTCCAGGGGACGCAGGCCCGTCAACTGCCGCCGTTCAGAAGGAAGGTTCAACCGTGAAGACCCAGCGACCCGAAGCCCCGAAGCAGGCGCGAGCCGGACGCGGCCAGAAGGCGCCCCCCCTGCCGGACGTGTGCAAGGCGCTGCCGCTCGTCGCCGCACTTGCGGCAGGTTGTCCAGGGGTCCAGGTCAGGCCCGAACCTTTCTCGTGCCCATCCGGTGCAACGCAGGCCATGGAGGAAGAACTTGGCTGGAGGGTCGACGGTGAGCGGTTTTCGGTGCTCATCGACGACCGGATGGGGAAGGAAGATAAGCCCTGGTTCTCCGCAGGCACGGACGTGGTTGGAGTCGTCCCGAAGGGAGTCACTGACCCTCGGCAATTGCAGGTCGCTCCTCCAGGCACGCGGTTCCTTGGCGGGAAGGTCTTCCTCATTCCCGAGAAGACGCGCGAAGGGGACCCGGGACGGGTAATCGTGAAGTACGACCGCGTGAAGCTGCCTGGAAAGGACGATCTTCCCGTGTGCTTCGTGGTGGATGTGCCGGCCAAAGAGCTGAAGGACTCGGCAGGGAAGACCTGGAACGGAACCAACGGCAAGCCTGTTTCCGGATGGCGTTGA
- a CDS encoding SAM-dependent methyltransferase: MSPAESFPLFHPAGVRRAFASDDSTRRFAKVAQLEPGSRVLVLGCGPDGQAALLLARELGCSVVAADTDEALLAPLRERVRTQGLADRLEVRRVSLDALGLPEGAFNGILIQGQVLYPLRPTLAGMRALLAKRGRLGLTFPARVGRFAPKATLDFWERRVGAPLLLPRELLQTLEGAGYEPESAETLHDTELDMLYRDIEASLAAAPAGPQAAGLRQELALHRESNGKASVSYAFVVGRRKEPGEKPPASRDRG, from the coding sequence ATGAGCCCCGCTGAGTCCTTTCCGCTGTTCCACCCCGCAGGCGTCCGTCGCGCGTTCGCCTCGGACGACTCGACGCGACGCTTCGCCAAGGTGGCGCAGCTGGAGCCGGGCTCACGGGTGCTGGTGCTCGGCTGCGGCCCGGACGGGCAGGCCGCGCTGCTGCTGGCCCGGGAGCTGGGCTGCTCGGTGGTGGCCGCGGACACGGACGAGGCGCTGCTGGCCCCGCTGCGCGAGCGCGTGCGGACCCAGGGGCTCGCCGACAGGCTCGAGGTGCGGCGCGTGTCGCTGGACGCGCTCGGCCTGCCCGAGGGCGCCTTCAACGGCATCCTCATCCAGGGCCAGGTGCTGTACCCGCTGCGGCCCACGCTGGCGGGCATGCGCGCCCTCCTGGCGAAGCGCGGCCGCCTGGGCCTGACGTTCCCCGCGAGGGTGGGGCGCTTCGCGCCCAAGGCCACGCTCGACTTCTGGGAGCGCCGCGTGGGCGCACCGCTGCTGCTGCCGCGCGAGCTGTTGCAGACGCTGGAGGGCGCCGGCTACGAGCCGGAGTCCGCGGAGACGCTCCACGACACGGAGCTGGACATGCTCTACCGCGACATCGAGGCGAGTCTGGCGGCCGCGCCCGCGGGCCCGCAGGCGGCGGGGCTGCGCCAGGAGCTGGCCCTGCACCGCGAGAGCAACGGCAAGGCGAGCGTCAGCTATGCCTTCGTCGTGGGCCGCCGCAAGGAGCCGGGCGAGAAGCCTCCGGCGTCGAGAGATCGCGGCTAA
- a CDS encoding YbeD family protein has protein sequence MTKDGPGNSNPAEGEEKKPLIEYPTVYTFKVMGKKESGFAEHVRDLFRKLMGTEISPDSIHEQPSSKGTYVSLSVSVYLLSEEHRRAIYAELHKDERVVYYL, from the coding sequence ATGACGAAGGACGGCCCTGGAAACAGCAACCCCGCGGAGGGAGAGGAGAAGAAGCCCCTCATCGAGTACCCCACGGTCTACACCTTCAAGGTGATGGGCAAGAAGGAGTCCGGCTTCGCCGAGCACGTGAGGGACTTGTTCCGGAAGCTGATGGGGACGGAGATCTCCCCGGACTCCATCCACGAGCAGCCCAGCAGCAAGGGCACGTACGTGTCGCTGAGCGTGTCGGTGTACCTGCTGTCCGAGGAACACCGACGCGCCATCTACGCGGAGCTCCACAAGGACGAGCGGGTCGTCTACTACCTCTGA
- the greB gene encoding transcription elongation factor GreB produces MSQDLHPEQDDGEDDEERAPFRRYLTRTGAERMHRELVHLLNTERPKVTAEVSAAAAQGDRSENAEYIYGKKRLREIDRRLRFLTKRLDTATIVTPAEQSDRARIYFGATVTLEDEDGARTTYQIVGSDEIDAAGGRISVESPIGRALLRKAVGDSVEVRRPRGEIELTVVDIRYE; encoded by the coding sequence ATGTCCCAGGACCTACACCCCGAGCAGGACGACGGCGAGGACGACGAGGAGCGGGCCCCGTTCCGCCGCTACCTCACCCGGACAGGCGCCGAGCGCATGCACCGCGAGCTGGTCCACCTGCTCAACACGGAGCGCCCCAAGGTCACCGCCGAAGTCTCAGCCGCCGCCGCCCAGGGCGACCGCAGTGAGAACGCCGAGTACATCTACGGAAAGAAGCGCCTGCGGGAGATAGACCGCCGCCTCCGCTTCCTGACGAAGCGCCTGGACACCGCCACCATCGTCACGCCCGCTGAACAGAGCGACCGTGCACGAATCTACTTCGGGGCCACTGTCACCCTGGAGGACGAGGACGGAGCTCGCACCACGTATCAGATAGTCGGCTCCGATGAGATCGACGCCGCCGGAGGCCGCATCAGCGTGGAGTCCCCCATCGGCCGCGCGCTGCTGCGCAAGGCCGTGGGTGACTCTGTCGAGGTGCGCCGCCCCCGGGGCGAAATCGAGCTCACCGTCGTGGACATCCGATACGAATAG
- a CDS encoding deacetylase, with amino-acid sequence MPRTQPINTRFRRIYQHLSGADLAGSESPELSLEDLGLGTPQQLRGELVFGTYSPEGLERALRAYGLIQRVEERVGPVELRVQCEDPYRPRLVLWSRRFYAPVADLCLRKTIGAEVGLDDALATAPLLYVDSLLLQHPGRTFDWNRPPLPGQSHPGLALSGPILDLLLLMARRIGAEALALIPTTFSAACVYERRFLFVDGAAQGRFLAFKGAGQQRPRWLLAWAVELGCMRDARGQPVPFMPTPMLSPLSRRLIQHLDTREWDDALQVGARQPLALDEEALQQRFPWERMPPGPPPERVAELLGYDPLAPVAMH; translated from the coding sequence ATGCCTCGGACGCAGCCCATCAACACCCGCTTCCGCCGCATCTACCAGCACCTGAGCGGGGCGGACCTGGCTGGCTCCGAGAGCCCCGAGCTCTCCCTCGAGGACCTGGGCCTCGGCACCCCCCAGCAGCTCCGCGGGGAACTCGTCTTCGGCACCTACAGCCCCGAGGGCCTGGAGCGGGCCCTGCGCGCCTACGGCCTCATCCAGCGCGTGGAGGAGCGGGTGGGCCCCGTGGAGCTGCGCGTCCAGTGCGAGGACCCGTACCGCCCCCGCCTCGTCCTCTGGAGCCGCCGCTTCTACGCCCCCGTGGCCGACCTCTGCCTGCGGAAGACCATTGGCGCCGAGGTGGGCCTGGACGACGCGCTCGCCACCGCGCCGCTGCTCTACGTGGACTCGCTGCTCCTCCAGCACCCGGGCCGCACCTTCGACTGGAACCGGCCCCCCCTGCCCGGGCAGAGCCACCCCGGCCTGGCCCTCTCCGGGCCCATCCTGGACCTGCTGCTGCTCATGGCCCGCCGCATCGGCGCCGAGGCCCTGGCCCTCATCCCCACCACCTTCTCCGCCGCCTGCGTCTATGAGCGTCGCTTCCTCTTCGTGGACGGCGCCGCCCAGGGGCGCTTCCTCGCCTTCAAGGGGGCCGGGCAACAGCGCCCCCGCTGGCTCCTGGCCTGGGCGGTGGAGCTGGGCTGCATGCGCGACGCCCGGGGCCAGCCCGTCCCCTTCATGCCCACTCCCATGCTGTCCCCGCTGAGCCGCCGGCTGATCCAGCACCTCGACACCCGGGAATGGGACGACGCGCTCCAGGTCGGCGCCCGGCAGCCCCTCGCCCTGGACGAGGAGGCGCTCCAGCAGCGCTTCCCCTGGGAGCGCATGCCGCCAGGGCCGCCGCCCGAGCGGGTGGCGGAGCTGCTCGGGTATGACCCGCTCGCGCCCGTCGCCATGCACTAG
- the dnaK gene encoding molecular chaperone DnaK, which yields MGKIIGIDLGTTNSVVAIMEGREPKVIVNEEGSRITPSVVAFTKDGERLVGQVAKRQAITNPERTVYSIKRFMGRRHDEVTEEAKLVPYKVARGPHGDARVDIDGKQYSAPEISAQVLLKLKRAAENYLGEKVTEAVITVPAYFNDAQRQATKDAGEIAGLTVRRIVNEPTAAALAYGMDKKKDEKIAVYDFGGGTFDVSILEVGESVVDVLATNGDTHLGGDNIDLRIMDWLIAEFKKDTGLDVSKDKMVIQRLKEAAEKAKIELSSAMETDINLPFLTADASGPKHLNVKLTRAKFEAMIDDLVERSLEPCRKCLKDSGLDPKDLNEVVLVGGTTRIPKVQEAVKRLFGKEPNRSVNPDEVVAVGAAVQAGVLSGEVKDILLLDVTPLSLGVETLGGVMTKLIERNTTIPTRKSETFSTAADGQTQVEIHVLQGEREMAGDNRSLGRFHLTGMPPAPRGVPQIEVTFDIDANGILNVNAKDKATGKEQKVTITHSSGLAKDEVEKMVNDARSNEAADKARRELVEMKNQAESQSYAAEKLLKENKEKLSADTAKALEDAVAGLNQVREGQDKDAIKTALDTLQAASYKAAEEMYRATGGAPGAEGAPGAGPSAAPGSQATGKKDDVVDAEFRQS from the coding sequence GTGGGCAAGATTATCGGGATCGACCTGGGCACCACGAACAGCGTGGTTGCGATCATGGAGGGTCGCGAGCCCAAGGTGATCGTCAACGAGGAAGGCAGCCGCATCACGCCCTCGGTGGTCGCGTTCACGAAGGACGGTGAGCGTCTGGTCGGTCAGGTGGCGAAGCGTCAGGCCATCACCAACCCTGAGCGGACGGTGTACTCCATCAAGCGCTTCATGGGCCGGCGCCACGACGAAGTGACCGAGGAGGCCAAGCTGGTCCCCTACAAGGTCGCCCGGGGCCCCCATGGCGACGCGCGCGTGGACATCGACGGCAAGCAGTACAGCGCGCCGGAGATCAGCGCGCAGGTGCTGCTGAAGCTGAAGCGCGCCGCGGAGAACTACCTGGGTGAGAAGGTGACGGAGGCGGTCATCACCGTCCCCGCGTACTTCAACGACGCCCAGCGCCAGGCCACCAAGGACGCGGGCGAGATTGCCGGCCTCACGGTGCGGCGCATCGTGAACGAGCCGACGGCGGCGGCGCTCGCCTACGGCATGGACAAGAAGAAGGACGAGAAGATCGCCGTCTACGACTTCGGCGGCGGCACCTTCGACGTGTCCATCCTCGAGGTGGGCGAGAGCGTGGTCGACGTGCTCGCGACCAACGGTGATACGCACCTGGGCGGCGACAACATCGATCTGCGGATCATGGATTGGCTGATCGCCGAGTTCAAGAAGGACACCGGGCTGGACGTCAGCAAGGACAAGATGGTCATCCAGCGCCTGAAGGAGGCGGCTGAGAAGGCGAAGATCGAGCTGTCGAGCGCGATGGAGACGGACATCAACCTGCCGTTCCTCACGGCGGACGCGTCCGGTCCCAAGCACCTCAACGTGAAGCTCACGCGCGCCAAGTTCGAGGCGATGATCGACGACCTCGTCGAGCGCTCGCTGGAGCCGTGCCGCAAGTGCCTCAAGGACTCCGGGCTGGACCCGAAGGACCTGAACGAAGTCGTCCTCGTGGGCGGCACCACCCGCATCCCGAAGGTGCAGGAGGCGGTGAAGCGGCTGTTCGGCAAGGAGCCGAACCGCTCGGTGAACCCGGACGAGGTGGTGGCGGTGGGCGCCGCGGTGCAGGCGGGCGTGCTCTCCGGCGAGGTGAAGGACATCCTCCTGCTGGACGTGACGCCGCTGAGCCTGGGCGTGGAGACGCTGGGTGGGGTGATGACGAAGCTCATCGAGCGCAACACCACCATCCCCACGCGCAAGTCGGAGACCTTCTCCACGGCCGCGGACGGCCAGACGCAGGTGGAGATCCACGTGCTGCAGGGTGAGCGCGAGATGGCGGGCGACAACCGCAGCCTCGGCCGCTTCCACCTGACGGGCATGCCTCCCGCGCCGCGCGGCGTGCCGCAAATCGAGGTGACGTTCGACATCGACGCGAACGGCATCCTCAACGTCAACGCGAAGGACAAGGCAACCGGCAAGGAGCAGAAGGTCACCATCACCCACTCGTCCGGCCTCGCGAAGGACGAGGTGGAGAAGATGGTCAACGACGCCCGCTCCAACGAGGCGGCCGACAAGGCCCGCCGCGAGCTGGTGGAGATGAAGAACCAGGCCGAGAGCCAGTCCTATGCGGCGGAGAAGCTGCTGAAGGAGAACAAGGAGAAGCTCTCCGCCGACACGGCGAAGGCGCTCGAGGACGCGGTGGCGGGGCTCAACCAGGTTCGCGAGGGCCAGGACAAGGACGCCATCAAGACCGCGCTCGATACGCTCCAGGCCGCCAGCTACAAGGCCGCCGAGGAGATGTACCGCGCCACCGGCGGCGCGCCGGGCGCCGAGGGTGCTCCGGGCGCCGGGCCCTCCGCGGCTCCGGGCTCGCAGGCCACGGGCAAGAAGGACGACGTGGTGGACGCCGAGTTCCGCCAGTCGTAG
- a CDS encoding serine/threonine protein kinase: MPAIEFKLPRGAILFNDGTHAYEFREDLGEAHHGLNLFVARRRTLEGNHPRGKVLLKAVGLPSGREARSVCRARAKLEEQVRLSTYLEHPGILRVHGLHKAETAWYVITEHPVGHKLDDLLAIISECDRWFSPFFTLYVGEQVASALEHAHSAKDEKGNPLGIVHRAIDLEHVFVDWEGGVQVSDFGLALSRLPGRVVSSKRRLPGDAYFASPEMLLGRRVDARSDLFMLGLVMLELSTGKNLLDAPDGVSEAAKATLSRRQLARVERAVPRARLAGCDSAVETTIWRAATYTQADVEAVTEKLPQSLRLPLCKLLQRSPAKRYQTAGELATELRGWLGGHFGKEGAAAELMEVAKVSGEVMVEMGLGRPRRHGLSQDEVSTR; this comes from the coding sequence ATGCCGGCAATTGAGTTCAAGCTCCCCAGGGGGGCGATTCTGTTCAACGACGGTACGCATGCCTACGAGTTCCGCGAAGACTTGGGAGAGGCCCACCACGGGCTGAATCTCTTCGTCGCGCGGCGCCGGACGCTTGAGGGGAACCACCCTCGGGGGAAGGTGCTGCTCAAGGCGGTCGGTTTGCCGAGCGGCAGGGAGGCTCGGAGCGTCTGCCGGGCACGGGCGAAGCTGGAAGAGCAGGTGCGGCTTTCCACGTACCTTGAGCATCCGGGGATCCTTCGCGTTCACGGTCTGCACAAGGCGGAAACTGCTTGGTACGTGATCACCGAGCACCCGGTCGGTCACAAGCTCGACGACTTGCTCGCGATCATTTCGGAATGCGATCGGTGGTTCTCTCCGTTCTTCACGCTGTACGTCGGCGAGCAGGTGGCGAGCGCTCTTGAGCACGCGCACTCAGCGAAGGACGAAAAGGGGAACCCGCTCGGCATCGTCCACCGGGCGATCGACCTGGAGCACGTATTCGTCGATTGGGAGGGTGGGGTACAGGTCTCCGACTTCGGTCTCGCACTCTCCCGGCTACCCGGTCGCGTCGTTTCCTCCAAGCGCCGCTTGCCGGGGGATGCCTACTTCGCTTCACCGGAGATGCTCCTAGGTCGTCGCGTGGATGCTCGTTCGGATCTCTTCATGCTCGGGCTCGTCATGCTGGAGCTGTCCACGGGGAAGAACCTGCTCGACGCGCCTGACGGGGTCTCCGAAGCGGCAAAGGCGACGCTTTCACGAAGGCAGCTCGCCCGCGTCGAGCGCGCCGTCCCCCGTGCCCGGCTGGCGGGCTGTGACTCGGCGGTCGAGACGACGATCTGGCGCGCGGCGACGTACACGCAGGCGGATGTGGAAGCGGTAACGGAAAAGCTCCCCCAAAGCCTCCGCCTGCCGCTGTGCAAGCTCCTTCAGCGCTCGCCCGCCAAGCGTTACCAGACGGCAGGGGAGCTAGCGACAGAGCTGCGCGGGTGGCTCGGCGGGCACTTCGGCAAAGAGGGCGCGGCGGCAGAGCTGATGGAGGTCGCGAAGGTGTCCGGCGAGGTCATGGTCGAGATGGGGCTCGGGCGTCCCCGCAGGCACGGGCTTTCACAGGACGAGGTCAGCACGCGCTAG
- a CDS encoding DUF2381 family protein: MLALLGGAAPRADAAPGRAARQRPVAVVVNPAEPLPEIRVEAAAPTLLFFPTAIAESTLTVDEQPLTVDTAAVPGNGSRIRVLDVGKRSIIVQPVEDLRPGERHELAVLFADGRAPARAAFVLVTDPAEADARIDVERREPPAAACPAEAPRPPPRPEDFVLLGYVDESGVQAGTVPSAQDETRGLRSEPGRSFRGAKWALVNVVIWNSAGRQSWTPREAIFTGRRGVTLRARLVTVGNGEIAPGASLRVLAVADTLPASTGEVFALEVRGSGGRSLVIPDVRFTEGDR; the protein is encoded by the coding sequence GTGCTCGCGCTGCTGGGGGGAGCTGCGCCGCGAGCTGATGCGGCACCGGGGCGCGCGGCGCGGCAGCGGCCGGTCGCTGTCGTCGTGAACCCGGCCGAACCGCTGCCCGAGATTCGCGTCGAAGCGGCAGCGCCGACGTTGCTGTTCTTTCCGACGGCGATCGCGGAAAGCACGCTGACGGTTGACGAGCAGCCGCTCACGGTCGACACGGCGGCGGTTCCGGGCAACGGATCGCGTATCCGAGTTCTCGACGTGGGCAAGCGCTCGATCATCGTGCAGCCCGTGGAGGATCTCCGGCCGGGCGAGCGACACGAGCTTGCGGTTCTGTTCGCGGACGGGCGCGCACCGGCACGGGCGGCGTTCGTGCTCGTGACCGACCCTGCCGAAGCGGACGCACGGATCGACGTGGAACGCCGCGAGCCGCCGGCAGCCGCCTGCCCCGCCGAAGCGCCGCGCCCCCCTCCCAGGCCCGAAGACTTCGTGCTGCTCGGCTACGTCGACGAGAGCGGCGTTCAAGCGGGCACGGTTCCCTCGGCTCAGGACGAGACGCGGGGCTTGCGTTCAGAACCAGGGAGGTCATTTCGCGGGGCTAAGTGGGCGCTGGTGAACGTGGTGATCTGGAACTCAGCCGGTCGGCAATCGTGGACGCCGCGCGAGGCGATTTTTACGGGCAGGCGGGGTGTCACGCTGCGGGCCCGGCTTGTGACAGTCGGCAACGGGGAGATTGCTCCGGGGGCATCGCTGCGGGTGCTCGCCGTTGCGGACACGTTGCCGGCGAGCACGGGCGAGGTCTTCGCTTTGGAGGTGCGCGGTTCGGGTGGGCGTAGCCTCGTGATTCCGGATGTTCGCTTTACGGAGGGCGACCGATGA
- a CDS encoding PhoH family protein produces MRKNFILDTNVLLHDPRSIYGFKENNVIIPIYVIEEIDQFKRDLSELGRNARLVARYLDSFRAEGSLKEGVPLPHGGMLRVNFTDRELPLSMADSNLMDNRILAVAIDLMEKEPETQAVFITKDTNLRIRADALGLIAEDYDAERVEITELYTGFTERLVPRELVDQMYKQGAEVELPDTDTLAPNQVVLLKDETNPSHTAMGRFHGTKSRLVPLARSIKDGTWGVRPRNMEQTFCLDLLLNDDIKLVTIVGKAGTGKTLLAIAAGLQKVTEEGLYQKLLVSRPIFPLGRDIGYLPGSVEEKLNPWMQPIFDNVEFLMNLSRSDKKAGRGYHELLDLGLMEIEPLTYIRGRSLPNQFIIVDEAQNLTPHEVKTIITRVGDNTKIILTGDPFQIDNPYVDSTNNGLVHVVNRFKSEKIAAHITMAKGERSALAELAANLL; encoded by the coding sequence ATGCGAAAGAACTTCATCCTCGACACCAACGTCCTCCTCCATGATCCGCGCAGCATCTACGGCTTCAAGGAAAACAACGTCATCATCCCCATCTACGTCATCGAGGAGATCGATCAGTTCAAGCGAGATCTCTCCGAGCTGGGGCGCAACGCACGACTGGTGGCCCGCTACCTGGACTCCTTCCGCGCGGAGGGCTCGCTGAAGGAGGGCGTGCCCCTGCCGCACGGGGGCATGCTGCGCGTCAACTTCACCGACCGCGAGCTGCCGCTGTCCATGGCGGACAGCAACCTGATGGACAACCGCATCCTCGCGGTGGCCATCGACCTGATGGAGAAGGAGCCGGAGACCCAGGCCGTCTTCATCACCAAGGACACCAACCTCCGCATCCGCGCGGACGCGCTCGGCCTCATCGCCGAGGACTACGACGCGGAGCGGGTGGAAATCACCGAGCTGTACACCGGCTTCACCGAGCGGCTCGTCCCGCGTGAGCTGGTGGACCAGATGTACAAGCAGGGCGCGGAGGTGGAGCTGCCCGACACGGACACGCTCGCCCCCAACCAGGTGGTGCTGCTCAAGGACGAGACGAACCCGTCCCACACCGCCATGGGCCGCTTCCATGGGACCAAGAGCCGGCTGGTGCCGCTGGCGCGCTCCATCAAGGACGGCACGTGGGGCGTGCGCCCGCGCAACATGGAGCAGACCTTCTGCCTGGACCTGCTGCTCAACGACGACATCAAGCTCGTGACGATTGTCGGCAAGGCGGGTACGGGCAAGACGCTGCTCGCCATCGCCGCGGGCCTGCAGAAGGTGACGGAGGAGGGCCTCTACCAGAAGCTGCTGGTGAGCCGGCCCATCTTCCCGCTGGGGCGGGACATCGGCTACCTGCCGGGCAGCGTCGAGGAGAAGCTCAACCCCTGGATGCAGCCCATCTTCGACAACGTGGAGTTCCTGATGAACCTCAGCCGCTCCGACAAGAAGGCCGGGCGCGGCTACCACGAGCTGCTGGACCTGGGGCTGATGGAAATCGAGCCGCTCACGTATATCCGTGGCCGCAGCCTGCCCAACCAGTTCATCATCGTGGACGAGGCGCAGAACCTCACGCCGCACGAGGTGAAGACCATCATCACCCGCGTGGGCGACAACACGAAGATCATCCTCACCGGAGACCCGTTCCAGATCGACAACCCGTACGTGGACTCGACCAACAACGGACTGGTGCACGTGGTCAACCGCTTCAAGAGCGAGAAGATCGCGGCGCACATCACCATGGCCAAGGGTGAGCGCAGCGCCCTGGCCGAGCTTGCCGCCAACCTGCTCTAG